In Crassostrea angulata isolate pt1a10 chromosome 6, ASM2561291v2, whole genome shotgun sequence, a genomic segment contains:
- the LOC128189840 gene encoding tRNA (uracil-5-)-methyltransferase homolog A-like, producing the protein MSDVMNEEKVDSGLNQGMDSACDEMEDTEAANEDSEKAANEMDAEGAANEGPEKATNENSEDPEEGNEENGKDPYSYTKREEFTSEIFKIEICNLPRFGFKELKKRLAKLELKPVKIKSVPRATFAFATFRNEEERESAISKINGHVWRDKKLTAKKASATADPLLKKRRAGGQGDDEPSVKKLCVGEKGEENLSPDERLKKAVSPLWNMPYDKQLESKSEEIGQIMKNFANQIFKNNASLRDWLTEQRKKYDGHCCELQPIKPSPVQTGYRNKCEFTIGQDIDKNDNTVGFRFGQYKDGTSSVGEPHCLSNIPDTMKTVVKSFQDFIRLGPYGAYNPETHAGHWRMMTVRTTRSDVMAIGDFHPQQLSSEEIEKEKNRLHEYFSSGEGRSSGVTCLYFRVYSDRMTGNTTEPYKHVLGKTNIQETLLNMNFEISPDAFFQVNTAGAEVLYEQIAEWCGATTTTTVLDICCGTGTIGLTLAKRVSSVIGIELCPEAIENAKRNAHINGITNVTYHCCKAEDIITQTMKSITSHDVVAIVDPPRAGLHPQVVRALRNSPFLKKIVFVSCNPKGAMNNFIDLVRQTSKKMRGQPYRPVKAVPVDMFPQTKHCELVILFERDSCT; encoded by the exons ATGAGTGATGTGATGAATGAAGAAAAAGTAGATAGTGGATTGAATCAGGGAATGGATTCAGCCTGTGATGAGATGGAGGATACTGAGGCAGCCAATGAAGACTCGGAGAAGGCAGCCAATGAAATGGACGCAGAGGGAGCAGCCAATGAGGGCCCAGAGAAAGCAACCAATGAGAACTCAGAGGACCCAGAGGAGGGGAATGAGGAGAATGGAAAGGATCCATACAGCTACACTAAGCGTGAAGAATTCACATCAGAAATTTTTAAGATAGAAATCTGTAACTTGCCTCGCTTTGGGTTTAAG GAACTGAAAAAAAGGCTAGCAAAACTTGAATTAAAACCTGTTAAAATCAAGTCGGTACCCCGAGCAACATTTGCCTTTGCCACCTTCAG AAATGAAGAGGAAAGGGAGTCAGCCATTAGCAAAATCAATGGACATGTTTGGCGCGACAAGAAATTAACAGCAAAG AAAGCCAGTGCCACAGCAGACCCACTTCTGAAGAAAAGAAGGGCTGGTGGACAGGGAG ATGATGAACCCTCAGTGAAGAAACTGTGTGTGGGTGAGAAAGGAGAAGAGAACCTCTCTCCAGATGAACG gtTAAAGAAAGCTGTGAGTCCACTATGGAATATGCCTTACGACAAGCAGCTTGAG TCAAAATCAGAAGAAATTGgacaaattatgaaaaattttgCCAATCAGATCTTCAAGAACAATGCAAGCCTAAGGGATTGGTTAACAGAGCAAAG GAAGAAATATGATGGTCACTGTTGTGAATTACAACCAATCAAACCTTCT CCTGTCCAGACTGGATATCGCAACAAGTGCGAGTTCACCATAGGTCAGGATATAGACAAAAATG ATAACACTGTTGGGTTTCGATTTGGTCAATACAAGGATGGTACCAGCTCTGTGGGAGAACCCCACTGCCTGTCCAATATTCCTGACACCATGAAAACCGTAGTCAAG AGTTTTCAGGACTTTATAAGACTCGGCCCCTATGGGGCGTATAATCCTGAGACCCATGCCGGACACTGGAGAATGATGACCGTTCGCACCACTCGCTCTGATGTCATGGCCATCGGGGACTTCCACCCCCAGCAGCTGTCCTCT GAAGAAATTGAGAAGGAAAAAAACAGACTTCACGAATACTTTTCGTCGGGGGAGGGGAGGTCTAGTGGAGttacttgtctgtacttcagaGTGTACTCAGACAG AATGACAGGAAACACAACTGAGCCATACAAACATGTGCTGGGAAAAACG AATATTCAAGAAACTCTTCTGAatatgaactttgaaatttctccAGATGCTTTCTTCCAAG TGAATACAGCGGGAGCGGAAGTATTGTATGAACAGATAGCTGAGTGGTGTGGTGCTACCACGACGACCACTGTCCTTGACATCTGCTGTGGAACTGGGACCATTGGTTTGACCTTGGCCAAG AGAGTATCTTCTGTGATTGGGATAGAGTTATGTCCTGAAGCCATAGAGAATGCCAAGAGAAATGCACACATCAATG GCATCACCAATGTGACATACCACTGCTGTAAAGCCGAGGACATAATCACACAGACCATGAAGTCCATCACGTCACATGATGTTGTGGCCATTGTCGACCCACCCAGGGCTGGCCTCC ATCCACAAGTTGTTAGGGCATTAAGAAATTCTCCATTTCTAAAGAAGATTGTCTTTGTGTCCTGTAATCCAAAAGGAGCCATGAATAATTTCATAGA CCTGGTGCGACAGACCTCCAAAAAGATGCGTGGCCAGCCGTACAGACCAGTCAAAGCTGTTCCTGTGGACATGTTCCCCCAGACCAAACATTGTGAACTTGTCATTCTGTTTGAAAGAGATTCCTGTACCTAG
- the LOC128189259 gene encoding uncharacterized protein LOC128189259: MGRNFDFFILFLLACNLSGVALGCTASKYCQILLWGPWSNCSLGCGQGVRYRQPGLCCPPGTTVQTIFEECAVKLCNMMEREYNQTDTCLSTDTCTTATDKTNPFDPFGLLPLMVGSTLIVATLTSAIICIVYCAKRYRRRKGDPKNSVRPYNQRDSVNA, from the exons ATGGGTAGAaatttcgattttttcatcttatttCTTCTCGCCTGTAACCTGAGTGGCGTGGCCCTTGGGTGTACAGCATCAAAGTACTGTCAGATTTTATTGTGGGGTCCATGGTCAAATTGTTCTTTGGGGTGCGGACAGGGGGTGAGGTACCGACAGCCTGGGTTGTGTTGTCCTCCGGGGACGACTGTCCAGACCATCTTTGAGGAATGCGCGGTAAAACTCTGTAACATGATGGAGAGAGAGTACAACCAGACGGACACCTGTCTGTCCACGGACACCTGTACCACAG CTACGGACAAAACAAATCCATTTGACCCATTTG GTTTGCTGCCTCTTATGGTAGGGTCCACCCTTATTGTGGCCACTCTGACGTCCGCCATCATATGTATTGTGTACTGTGCCAAACGATACCGCAGACGCAAGGGAGATCCTAAAAACTCCGTGCGGCCTTATAACCAAAGAGACTCAGTCAACGCCTAG